From a region of the Mus pahari chromosome 12, PAHARI_EIJ_v1.1, whole genome shotgun sequence genome:
- the Rrn3 gene encoding RNA polymerase I-specific transcription initiation factor RRN3 has protein sequence MAAPLLHTRLSGDVATAASATLSASRTGLSDRLPLESDFFNSPPRKTVRFGGTVTEVLLKYKKGETNDLELLKNQLSDPDIKDDQIINWLLEFRSSVMYLTKDFEQLINIILRLPWLNRSQRVVEEYLAFLGNLVSAQTVFLRPCLSMIASHFIPPRVIVKEGGIDVSDSDDEDDNLPANFDTCHRALQIITRYVPSTPWFLMPILVEKFPFVRKSERTLECYVHNLLRISLYFPTLRREILELIIEKLIKLDVSVSRQDIEDAEETAAQACGGTDTSEGLFNMDEDEDTDPEKKADQERPSQMAHPIAERLDILLCLLLSYIDDVCRVHGKIDNNKTKDLYRDLISIFDKLLLTTHASCHVQFFMFFLCSFKLGFAEAFLEHLWKKLQDPNNPAIIRQAAANYIGSFLARAKFIPLITIKSCLDLLVNWLHMYLNNQDSGTKAFCDVALHGPFYSACQAVFYTVVFRHKQLLSGNLKKGLQYLQSLNLEHIVLSQLNPLKICLPQVVNFFAAITNKYQLVFCYTIMERNSRQMLPVIRSTAGGDSVQTCTNPLDTFFPFDPCVLKRSKKFIDPIYQIWEDGSAEERQEFKKSTKKELVEDEDDDFLKGEVPQSDTVTGLTPGSFDTHFRSPSSSVGSPPVLYIPDQSPLLTGICD, from the exons gGTGAAACAAATGACTTAGAGTTGTTGAAGAACCAGCTGTCTGATCCTGAtataaag GATGACCAGATCATTAACTGGCTACTAGAATTTCGTTCCTCTGTCATGTACTTGACAAAAGACTTTGAGCAACTTATAAACATCATATTG AGACTGCCCTGGTTGAATAGAAGTCAGAGAGTGGTGGAGGAGTATTTGGCTTTTCTTGGGAATCTTGTGTCAGCACAGACTGTCTTCCTTAGACCATGTCTCAGCATGATTGCTTCTCATTTTATACCTC CTCGAGTAATCGTCAAGGAAGGTGGCATAGATGTTTCAGATTCTGATGACGAAGATGACA ATCTTCCTGCAAATTTTGACACATGTCACAGAGCCTTGCAAATAATAACAAGATATGTCCCATC gACACCATGGTTTCTAATGCCAATACTGGTGGAGAAATTCCCGTTTGTGAGGAAGTCCGAGAGAACACTG GAATGTTATGTTCATAACTTGTTAAGGATAAGTTTATATTTCCCAACTTTGAGGCGTGAAATTCTGGAGCTTATTATTGAAAAGTTAATCAAGTTAGAT GTGAGTGTATCGCGGCAGGATATTGAAGATGCTGAAGAGACAGCAGCTCAGGCTTGTGGTGGGACAGACACCTCAGAAGGACTGTTTAATATG GATGAAGATGAGGACACTGACCCTGAGAAGAAAGCTGACCAGGAGCGGCCTAGCCAGATGGCTCATCCCATTGCAGAGCGCCTGGACATCCTGCTGTGCTTGCTGCTGTCCTACATTGACGATGTCTGCCGTGTGCATG GTAAAATtgataacaataaaacaaaggatTTATACCGTGATCTGATATCCATCTTTGACAAACTTCTGTTGACCacacatgcttcctgccatgtacagttcttcatgtttttCCTCTGCAGCTTCAAATTG GGATTTGCAGAAGCATTTTTGGAACATCTCTGGAAAAAGTTGCAGGATCCAAATAACCCTGCCATCATCAGGCAAGCTGCTGCAAATTATATTGGGAGCTTTTTGGCCAGAGCTAAATTTATTCCTCTTAT caCTATAAAGTCATGCCTGGATCTCTTGGTTAACTGGCTACACATGTACCTTAATAACCAGGATTCGGGAACAAAGGCTTTTTGTGATGTTGCACTCCATGGACCATTTTATTCAGCCTGCCAAGCTGTGTTCTACACTGTTGTTTTTAGACATAAGCAGCTTTTGAGTGGGAACTTGAAGAAAG GTCTACAGTATCTTCAGAGTCTAAATCTTGAACACATTGTGCTGAGCCAGCTGAACCCCCTGAAGATCTGCCTGCCGCAAGTGGTTAATTTCTTTGCTGCTATCACAAA TAAATACCAGCTGGTGTTCTGCTACACCATCATGGAGAGGAACAGTCGCCAGATGCTCCCTGTTATCCGGAGTACGGCTGGTGGAGACTCCGTGCAGACCTGCACCAACCCGCTGGACACTTTCTTTCCCTTCGACCCTTGTGTGCTTAAGAG GTCGAAGAAGTTCATTGATCCTATTTATCAGATTTGGGAAGACGGGAGTGCTGAAGAGCGGCAGGAGTTTAAGAAATCTACTAAAAAG GAGCTAGTGGAGGATGAAGACGATGACTTTTTGAAAGGCGAAGTGCCCCAGAGTGACACAGTGACCGGCCTTACTCCAGGCTCCTTTGACACCCACTTCCGAAGTCCTTCCAGTAGTGTGGGCTCCCCTCCTGTGCTGTACATACCAGACCAGTCCCCACTCCTCACAGGGATCTGTGATTGA